The following proteins come from a genomic window of Methanoculleus caldifontis:
- a CDS encoding AAA family ATPase has protein sequence MAHSPLLRNDQTLFRDPDVFELTFVPDHLHHRDAEVKELAFLISPALRGGSALSAILRGPPGTGKTTTVRRIFREVAEETQQVIPVYVNCRQDRTPLAVYGSIFKQVCGSPAPLAGRYLDDIKEGIASRLRDRNAALVVCLDDADELIPAGTYNLLLYQLLRLYEKWDVRKAGVFAVTSNLALNLGAEADASVWSVFHPTEITFLPYSRTEIREILTDRVRQGLYPRVLPKPLIDRIATIAAGEQDVRVGIDLIRAAALRAEKDGRRRVTHADVTAAARAVTAPALRARATRLSEAERVLACWIAERARGGADMASGAVFEAAQEYLPVGKTTYHEHLNALTRAGIVDLVPRTGRGREVRLRYDAGDVAAACKFPDSTCKIPN, from the coding sequence ATGGCACATTCCCCCCTTCTCCGCAACGACCAGACCCTCTTCAGAGATCCCGACGTCTTCGAGCTCACGTTCGTCCCCGACCACCTCCACCACCGTGACGCCGAGGTCAAAGAACTTGCCTTCCTCATCAGCCCGGCCCTCCGGGGCGGAAGCGCCCTCTCCGCCATCCTCCGCGGGCCGCCGGGGACCGGGAAGACCACCACCGTCCGCCGGATCTTCCGCGAGGTCGCCGAAGAGACGCAACAGGTCATCCCGGTCTACGTCAACTGCCGGCAGGACCGCACCCCGCTCGCCGTCTACGGGAGCATCTTCAAACAGGTCTGCGGCTCCCCGGCGCCGTTGGCCGGCCGATACCTCGACGATATCAAAGAGGGCATCGCCTCCCGGCTCCGGGACCGCAACGCCGCGCTCGTCGTCTGCCTCGACGACGCGGACGAACTCATCCCGGCCGGCACCTACAACCTCCTCCTCTACCAGCTCCTCCGGCTCTACGAGAAGTGGGACGTCCGGAAGGCCGGGGTCTTCGCGGTCACGAGCAACCTCGCCCTGAACCTCGGAGCCGAGGCGGACGCGAGCGTCTGGTCGGTCTTCCACCCGACCGAGATCACCTTCCTGCCCTACTCGAGGACCGAGATCCGCGAGATCCTGACCGACCGGGTCCGGCAGGGCCTCTACCCCCGGGTGCTGCCGAAGCCGCTCATCGACCGGATCGCCACTATCGCCGCCGGCGAGCAGGATGTCCGGGTCGGGATCGACCTCATTCGGGCAGCAGCCCTCCGGGCGGAGAAGGACGGCCGCCGCCGGGTCACCCACGCCGACGTCACCGCAGCAGCCCGGGCGGTCACGGCGCCGGCGCTCCGGGCCCGTGCTACGAGGCTCTCGGAGGCCGAACGGGTACTCGCCTGCTGGATCGCGGAGCGAGCCCGCGGCGGGGCCGATATGGCGTCGGGGGCGGTCTTTGAGGCGGCACAGGAGTACCTCCCGGTCGGGAAGACGACCTACCACGAGCACCTCAACGCCCTCACGAGGGCCGGGATCGTCGACCTGGTGCCCCGAACCGGCCGGGGGCGGGAAGTCCGGCTCCGGTACGATGCCGGGGACGTGGCCGCCGCCTGCAAATTCCCGGACTCAACCTGCAAAATCCCGAACTGA
- a CDS encoding PEGA domain-containing protein, producing MRYKTLLICLLIFALLSAGCTNTASQPGITFSGKNTPTPTPTPGYGSVMISSDPWGADVYLDGEHKGVAPLTLTNVPAGKHTLRVKMLGYRESNSNITVITDKALTIKQSLQRGKPDIYVSIDSTKIIQQGTLIEVSGEVENRGDEAAYEFKVIIEMTPKDSSMKDLKASKTVVIGALKPGDRKHYVGHVQLKRYYDYKGTIKCEYVFDGKTHTGSTKSF from the coding sequence ATGCGATACAAAACCCTTCTCATTTGTCTGTTAATCTTCGCACTACTTTCAGCCGGATGCACTAATACCGCAAGCCAGCCGGGCATAACCTTTTCAGGAAAGAATACACCGACACCGACGCCCACTCCTGGATACGGGAGCGTTATGATCTCATCTGATCCCTGGGGTGCGGATGTCTACCTTGACGGCGAGCACAAGGGCGTCGCCCCCCTTACGCTAACGAATGTTCCTGCAGGAAAGCACACGCTCCGTGTGAAGATGCTCGGATATAGGGAGAGTAATTCCAACATCACGGTGATCACAGATAAGGCGTTGACTATTAAGCAATCTCTCCAGAGGGGGAAGCCTGATATCTATGTGAGCATCGACAGCACGAAGATAATCCAGCAGGGCACGCTCATCGAGGTGAGCGGCGAGGTGGAGAACCGAGGAGATGAAGCGGCATACGAATTTAAGGTGATCATTGAGATGACGCCGAAGGACTCGAGTATGAAGGATCTGAAGGCGTCCAAAACCGTCGTCATTGGTGCACTCAAACCCGGAGATCGGAAGCATTATGTGGGGCATGTACAACTCAAGAGATATTACGACTATAAGGGAACTATCAAGTGTGAGTATGTCTTTGACGGAAAGACCCACACGGGATCGACAAAGTCGTTCTGA
- a CDS encoding PIN domain-containing protein, whose translation MTGNPPLIDTNVLVYLFDADAPEKRQISRDLVAACWKSEKRYSVSVQNLAEFSVVVTEKVENPMPVEDVTRFVRNIQDFEGWNVVGYGSRTILAAHQIRDSHHVHFWDALLAATMIESGIDTIITEDAHLLRIPGITVTNPYRKE comes from the coding sequence ATGACCGGCAACCCGCCGCTGATTGACACAAACGTCCTCGTCTACCTCTTCGACGCGGATGCCCCCGAAAAACGGCAGATCTCAAGGGACCTTGTTGCAGCGTGCTGGAAGTCCGAGAAGCGCTACTCGGTCTCGGTGCAGAACCTCGCGGAGTTCTCGGTGGTCGTGACCGAGAAGGTCGAAAACCCGATGCCGGTCGAGGATGTGACCCGGTTCGTCCGGAACATCCAGGATTTTGAGGGCTGGAACGTCGTCGGCTACGGCAGCAGGACCATCCTTGCTGCCCACCAGATCCGGGACAGCCATCACGTCCACTTCTGGGACGCACTTCTTGCCGCAACCATGATCGAGTCCGGCATCGATACGATCATCACGGAAGATGCCCATCTCCTGCGCATCCCCGGGATCACGGTCACCAACCCGTACCGGAAAGAGTGA